A single genomic interval of Verrucomicrobiota bacterium harbors:
- a CDS encoding aquaporin family protein, translating to MNPPSAYLAEFAGTMLLILFGDGVVANVVLARSKGNGGGWIVITAGWALGVTVAVYAVGAFSGAHLNPAVTLGLAAIDKFDSSLVAGYILAQLAGAFAGAVLVWLAYHPHWAATDDKGAKLAVFCTGPAIRNLPLNLLTEVIGTFALVLGVLAIGTKANLSPEFGWDKGFGPALVGVLVWAIGLSLGGPTGYAINPARDLGPRLAHAALPIAGKGGSDWAYAWVPVVGPVIGGVLGAAVFKHVWPLMEGGFLTGSGR from the coding sequence ATGAATCCTCCCTCTGCCTACCTCGCCGAGTTCGCCGGCACGATGCTGCTCATCCTGTTCGGCGACGGCGTGGTCGCGAACGTCGTCCTCGCGCGGTCCAAGGGCAATGGCGGCGGCTGGATCGTCATCACGGCGGGCTGGGCGCTCGGCGTCACCGTGGCGGTGTATGCCGTCGGCGCGTTCAGCGGCGCGCACTTGAATCCCGCCGTCACCCTGGGTCTCGCCGCCATCGACAAGTTCGACTCTTCGCTCGTGGCCGGCTACATCCTTGCGCAACTCGCGGGCGCGTTCGCGGGCGCCGTGCTCGTGTGGCTCGCGTATCATCCGCACTGGGCGGCGACCGACGACAAGGGCGCCAAGCTCGCCGTCTTCTGCACCGGCCCGGCCATCCGCAACCTGCCCCTCAACCTGCTCACCGAGGTCATCGGCACATTCGCGCTCGTGCTCGGCGTGCTCGCCATCGGCACGAAGGCCAACCTCAGCCCCGAGTTCGGCTGGGACAAGGGCTTCGGCCCCGCGCTCGTCGGCGTGCTCGTGTGGGCCATCGGACTTTCGCTCGGCGGCCCGACGGGCTACGCCATCAATCCCGCGCGCGACCTTGGCCCGCGGCTAGCCCACGCCGCGCTGCCCATTGCCGGCAAGGGCGGCTCCGATTGGGCCTACGCCTGGGTGCCGGTCGTCGGTCCCGTCATCGGCGGCGTGCTGGGAGCGGCCGTCTTCA